A single region of the Ictalurus punctatus breed USDA103 chromosome 17, Coco_2.0, whole genome shotgun sequence genome encodes:
- the sh3bp5la gene encoding SH3-binding domain protein 5-like, a encodes MEMEETGLRESPPGSVAVHKTENCEKRFGERIEDCALQGKDRDVDGESGKREECERETLEQQQQQQEETDVHKKQPDEELDPRIQEELEHLNEASEEINQLELQLEEERSSYRKIFTDSARKLNALSSQLGSCIEKARPYYEARRLAKEAQQETQKAALRYERAVSMHTAAREMVYVAEQGLGADKTLDQTWQEMLNHATSKVNEAEDERLRSEREHMRVTQLCQAAEAHVQTLQKSLKRTIVKSKPYFELKVQFNSILEEHKLKVTQLEERVSEVKKHYSYTLQRLEKISEEIHAQRGPDRSENGSTKSFKTRSPPVGAEAVITTRTEGGNCGGRNKSNERVDGQEAKTQEWVERHRESGWWEREKKRPTSVVGSDSTSVFSFRTIASDLEKCDSVEHLGQLSDTVSLSGEEEERGKEGDEEIGRVEKGKDKKVAFTEIEKQEQLIKQHHRSVSL; translated from the exons ATGGAGATGGAGGAGACTGGCTTGCGAGAGAGTCCTCCCGGTTCTGTGGCTGTGCACAAAACTGAAAATTGTGAAAAAAGGTTTGGAGAAAGAATAGAAGATTGTGCTTTGCAGGGTAAAGACAGAGACGTTGATGGCGAGTCTGGGAAACGGGAAGAGTGTGAACGTGAAACgctagaacaacaacaacaacaacaagaggaGACGGATGTGCATAAGAAACAGCCTGATGAGGAGCTGGACCCCAGGATACAG GAGGAGCTGGAGCATCTGAATGAAGCCAGTGAGGAGATCAACCAGCTGGAGCTGCAACTAGAG GAAGAGCGGTcaagttacaggaaaatatttaCTGATTCAGCCAGAAAGCTCAATGCACTAAGCTCTCAACTGGGCTCTTGCATTGAGAAAGCCAGACCTTACTACGAGGCACGGAGATTAGCTAAAgag GCTCAGCAGGAGACCCAGAAGGCTGCGCTTAGATACGAGAGGGCCGTTTCCATGCACACGGCTGCACGGGAGATGGTGTACGTAGCTGAGCAGGGCCTCGGTGCAGATAAGACTCTGGATCAAACCTGGCAAGAGATGCTCAATCATGCCACTTCCAAG GTAAACGAGGCTGAGGACGAGCGACTGCGGAGTGAACGAGAGCACATGCGTGTTACCCAGctgtgtcaggcagctgaggctcATGTACAGACCCTGCAGAAATCCCTCAAGAGGACCATAGTCAAGTCAAAACCTTACTTTGAACTCAAGGTCCAGTTTAACTCCATATTGGAG GAGCACAAATTGAAGGTAACTCAGTTAGAAGAGCGTGTGAGTGAAGTGAAGAAGCATTACTCCTACACTCTGCAGCGCTTGGAGAAAATCAGCGAGGAGATCCATGCCCAGAGAGGACCGGACCGTTCTGAGAACGGATCTACAAAGTCCTTCAAAACACGCAGTCCTCCTGTAGGAGCCGAGGCGGTAATTACTACGAGGACTGAAGGTGGAAACTGTGGAGGCCGCAATAAGTCAAATGAACGGGTGGACGGCCAAGAGGCTAAGACCCAAGAGTGGGTGGAGAGACATAGGGAGTCTGGCTggtgggagagagaaaaaaagaggccGACATCTGTAGTGGGTTCGGACTCCACCTCTGTTTTTAGCTTTAGAACCATTGCTTCTGATTTGGAGAAGTGCGACTCTGTCGAGCATCTCGGCCAGCTGAGCGACACTGTTAGTCTTTctggagaagaggaggagagggggaaaGAAGGGGATGAAGAGATTGGACGAGTGGAAAAAGGAAAGGACAAAAAGGTGGCTTTTACAGAGATTGAGAAACAAGAGCAGCTAATCAAGCAGCATCACAGGAGCGTGAGTTTGTGA
- the mgat1a gene encoding alpha-1,3-mannosyl-glycoprotein 2-beta-N-acetylglucosaminyltransferase a — protein MFHKKGCLIICGALLFIAWNALLIFVLLGWSPEGGVSISAEKDPQNSNTVEKLLQLISAFETELESQNKILLQIQSHKSLWEEQRKKPTAFRSKLDIKSHFTDAGSNSQSSPVVIPILVMACNRVTVSRCLDKLLEYRPSPELFPIIVSQDCGHTQTADVIASYGSKLTHIKQPDLSEISVPAGHNKFQGYYKIARHYRWALNQVFNTFSYSAVIVVEDDLEVAPDFFEYFKALHPVLKSDQTLWCVSAWNDNGRNGYVDPAKSELLYRTDFFPGLGWMLLKEIWIELEPKWPASFWDDWMRHPNQRKGRSCIRPEISRTLTFGRKGVSLGQFYDKYLRFIKLNTEFVPFTSRDLSYLEQGKYDQAFEKEVYSAPLVTAVELKNGKLYGPGPFRLQYSNAQSFKTLARDLGLMDDLKSGVPRAGYRGVVSFFSQGKRIYIAPPVGWTKYDPSWS, from the exons ATGTTCCACAAGAAAGGTTGTCTAATTATTTGTGGCGCTTTGTTGTTTATTGCTTGGAATGCCCTTCTTATATTTGTTCTTTTGGGATGGTCacctgaaggaggcgtgtctaTTTCAGCAGAAAAAGATCCCCAAAACTCCAACACTGTGGAGAAATTGCTACAGTTAATCAGTGCGTTTGAGACGGAACTTGAGTCCCAGAACAAAATCCTTCTCCAGATTCAGAGCCATAAGTCACTGTGGgaagaacaaagaaaaaaacctacAGCTTTCAGGAGTAAATTAGATATCAAAAGTCATTTTACAGATGCGGGGAGTAACTCCCAGTCATCCCCCGTGGTTATTCCCATCTTGGTCATGGCGTGTAACCGAGTGACAGTGTCACGCTGCTTGGACAAACTCCTCGAGTACCGGCCATCACCTGAACTCTTCCCCATCATCGTGAGCCAGGACTGTGGTCACACGCAGACCGCTGATGTGATCGCCTCATACGGCAGTAAACTGACTCACATTAAACAGCCTGATTTGTCGGAGATCTCAGTGCCTGCAGGACATAATAAGTTCCAGGGTTACTACAAAATCGCAAGACATTACCGTTGGGCTCTAAACCAGGTCTTCAACACCTTCTCATACTCTGCTGTCATCGTTGTGGAAGATGATTTGGAG GTGGCTCCAGACTTCTTTGAGTACTTTAAAGCCCTTCACCCTGTACTAAAATCGGACCAAACTCTGTGGTGTGTGTCTGCCTGGAATGACAATGGCAGGAACGGATATGTGGATCCTGCGAAATCAGAACTCTTATATAGGACAGATTTTTTCCCAGGGCTTGGGTGGATGTTACTTAAGGAGATCTGGATCGAGCTTGAGCCAAAATGGCCAGCTTCGTTTTGGGATGACTGGATGAGGCACCCCAATCAGCGCAAAGGCAGGTCATGCATTCGCCCCGAAATCTCTAGAACTTTGACGTTTGGCCGTAAGGGTGTGAGTTTGGGTCAGTTCTATGACAAGTATCTCCGCTTTATTAAACTCAACACCGAATTTGTGCCTTTTACAAGTAGAGATTTGTCTTATTTGGAGCAGGGGAAATATGATCAAGCTTTTGAGAAGGAGGTTTACAGTGCTCCTCTTGTGACAGCGGTGGAGCTGAAAAACGGAAAGCTGTACGGGCCCGGCCCGTTTCGCCTGCAGTATTCCAACGCACAGAGTTTTAAAACACTAGCACGAGATCTTGGACTCATGGATGACTTGAAGTCAGGAGTGCCACGAGCTGGGTATCGAGGCGTTGTCAGCTTCTTTTCACAAGGAAAGCGGATCTATATAGCGCCACCTGTTGGTTGGACAAAGTATGATCCAAGCTGGAGTTGA